The following proteins come from a genomic window of Zonotrichia albicollis isolate bZonAlb1 chromosome 12, bZonAlb1.hap1, whole genome shotgun sequence:
- the EOGT gene encoding EGF domain-specific O-linked N-acetylglucosamine transferase isoform X1 gives MHRSDGVVDNVKFRLISFIQDVPNSTFLPRSRFLYLGKLKRFLSNQTAQNSQVAMFMLLVFGLLLQEILANSQAENPTEFPNIQEEPLHSYKAINLPDEHIPYFLHNNQHVADICKQDPLCPYKKHLKKLKSCWGYEKSCRSENRFSYPVCDYVETGWANDIETAQQIFWKQADFGYVQERLSEVKTHCKPAATGDSSLTCSQYLQHCRATNLYIDLRAVKRNHDRFKEDFFQKGEIGGHCTLNVQAFLAEGQRKSPLQSWFAELQTFTALDFRPLEDGKCDIVIEKPTYFMKLDAGVNMYHHFCDFVNLYITQHINNSFSTDVNIVMWDTSSYGYGDLFSETWKAFTDYEIIHLKTFDSKRVCFKEAVFSLLPRMRYGLFYNTPLISGCHGTGLFRAFSQHVLHRLNITQEGPKDGKIRVTILARSTDYRKILNQNELVNALKTVSTLEVKVVDYKYKELEFSEQLRITHNSDIFIGIHGAGLTHLLFLPDWAVVFELYNCEDERCYLDLARLRGIHYITWRKRNKVFPQDQGHHPTLGEHPKFTNYSFDVEEFMYLVLLAANHVSQHSKWPFRVKHDEF, from the exons GACGTACCCAACTCCACCTTCCTCCCCCGCTCCAGGTTTCTGTACCTGGGAAAGCTGAAGCGGTTCCTCTCAAACCAAACAG caCAGAACTCGCAGGTTGCCATGTTTATGTTGCTTGTGTTTGGATTGCTACTGCAAGAAATCCTGGCTAATTCCCAAGCTGAAAATCCTACTGAATTCCCAAACATCCAGGAAGAGCCATTGCACAGCTACAAAGCCATCAACTTGCCAGATGAGCACATCCCCTACTTTCTGCACAATAACCAGCATGTTGCTGACATCTGCAAGCAGGACCCTCTTTGCCCATATAAA AAACACTTGAAGAAACTAAAATCCTGCTGGGGTTATGAGAAATCTTGCAGATCAGAGAACAGGTTCAGTTACCCAGTGTGTGATTATGTTGAAACTGGGTG GGCAAATGACATTGAGACAGCCCAGCAGATATTCTGGAAACAAGCAGACTTTGGGTATGTTCAGGAGAGGCTCAGTGAAGTGAAAACCCACTGCAAGCCTGCAGCAACA GGGGATTCATCTCTGACCTGCTCCCAGTAccttcagcactgcagagcaaCAAACCTGTACATTGATTTACGAGCTGTGAAGAGAAACCACGACAG ATTCAAAGAAGACTTTTTCCAGAAGGGAGAAATTGGTGGTCATTGTACCCTCAATGTTCAGGCATTTTTGGCTGAAGGTCAACGCAAGAGCCCTCTGCAGTCTTG GTTTGCAGAACTCCAGACATTCACTGCACTAGACTTCAGGCCTCTAGAGGATGGGAAGTGTGACATTGTTATTGAAAAGCCAACATACTTCATGAAATTAGATGCAG gtGTTAATATGTACCATCACTTCTGTGACTTTGTCAATCTTTACATTACCCAGCATATCAATAATTCCTTCAGTACTGATGTCAACATAGTCATGTGGGACACT AGCTCATATGGGTATGGTGACCTGTTCAGTGAGACATGGAAGGCATTTACTGACTATGAAATAATTCACTTGAAAACTTTTGACTCTAAAAGG GTGTGCTTTAAGGAAGCCGTGTTCTCTCTGCTGCCTCGGATGCGGTATGGATTGTTCTATAACACCCCTCTG atctCTGGCTGCCACGGCACGGGGCTGTTCAGAGCCTTTTCTCAGCATGTGCTGCACAGATTAAATATCACCCAGGAAGGACCCAAG gatgGGAAAATTCGAGTCACCATCCTCGCCCGCAGCACAGATTACCGGAAAATATTAAACCAGAATGAG CTTGTGAATGCTTTGAAAACAGTGTCAACGCTGGAGGTCAAGGTGGTGGACTACAAGTACAA GGAGCTTGAATTTTCCGAGCAATTGAGAATTACCCACAACTCTGATATTTTCATTGGGATACATGGAGCTGGCCTGACCCACCTGCTCTTTCTGCCAGACTGGGCTGTTGTCTTTGAGCT ATACAATTGTGAGGATGAACGTTGTTACCTGGATTTGGCAAGGCTGAGGGGCATCCATTACATCACCTGGAGGAAAAGGAACAAAGTATTCCCTCAGGATCAG GGACACCACCCAACACTGGGAGAACATCCAAAATTTACAAACTACTCCTTTGATGTGGAAGAATTTATGTACTTGGTGCTTCTGGCTGCAAATCATGTTTCACAGCATTCAAAGTGGCCATTTAGGGTAAAACACGATGAATTCTAA
- the EOGT gene encoding EGF domain-specific O-linked N-acetylglucosamine transferase isoform X2, translated as MFMLLVFGLLLQEILANSQAENPTEFPNIQEEPLHSYKAINLPDEHIPYFLHNNQHVADICKQDPLCPYKKHLKKLKSCWGYEKSCRSENRFSYPVCDYVETGWANDIETAQQIFWKQADFGYVQERLSEVKTHCKPAATGDSSLTCSQYLQHCRATNLYIDLRAVKRNHDRFKEDFFQKGEIGGHCTLNVQAFLAEGQRKSPLQSWFAELQTFTALDFRPLEDGKCDIVIEKPTYFMKLDAGVNMYHHFCDFVNLYITQHINNSFSTDVNIVMWDTSSYGYGDLFSETWKAFTDYEIIHLKTFDSKRVCFKEAVFSLLPRMRYGLFYNTPLISGCHGTGLFRAFSQHVLHRLNITQEGPKDGKIRVTILARSTDYRKILNQNELVNALKTVSTLEVKVVDYKYKELEFSEQLRITHNSDIFIGIHGAGLTHLLFLPDWAVVFELYNCEDERCYLDLARLRGIHYITWRKRNKVFPQDQGHHPTLGEHPKFTNYSFDVEEFMYLVLLAANHVSQHSKWPFRVKHDEF; from the exons ATGTTTATGTTGCTTGTGTTTGGATTGCTACTGCAAGAAATCCTGGCTAATTCCCAAGCTGAAAATCCTACTGAATTCCCAAACATCCAGGAAGAGCCATTGCACAGCTACAAAGCCATCAACTTGCCAGATGAGCACATCCCCTACTTTCTGCACAATAACCAGCATGTTGCTGACATCTGCAAGCAGGACCCTCTTTGCCCATATAAA AAACACTTGAAGAAACTAAAATCCTGCTGGGGTTATGAGAAATCTTGCAGATCAGAGAACAGGTTCAGTTACCCAGTGTGTGATTATGTTGAAACTGGGTG GGCAAATGACATTGAGACAGCCCAGCAGATATTCTGGAAACAAGCAGACTTTGGGTATGTTCAGGAGAGGCTCAGTGAAGTGAAAACCCACTGCAAGCCTGCAGCAACA GGGGATTCATCTCTGACCTGCTCCCAGTAccttcagcactgcagagcaaCAAACCTGTACATTGATTTACGAGCTGTGAAGAGAAACCACGACAG ATTCAAAGAAGACTTTTTCCAGAAGGGAGAAATTGGTGGTCATTGTACCCTCAATGTTCAGGCATTTTTGGCTGAAGGTCAACGCAAGAGCCCTCTGCAGTCTTG GTTTGCAGAACTCCAGACATTCACTGCACTAGACTTCAGGCCTCTAGAGGATGGGAAGTGTGACATTGTTATTGAAAAGCCAACATACTTCATGAAATTAGATGCAG gtGTTAATATGTACCATCACTTCTGTGACTTTGTCAATCTTTACATTACCCAGCATATCAATAATTCCTTCAGTACTGATGTCAACATAGTCATGTGGGACACT AGCTCATATGGGTATGGTGACCTGTTCAGTGAGACATGGAAGGCATTTACTGACTATGAAATAATTCACTTGAAAACTTTTGACTCTAAAAGG GTGTGCTTTAAGGAAGCCGTGTTCTCTCTGCTGCCTCGGATGCGGTATGGATTGTTCTATAACACCCCTCTG atctCTGGCTGCCACGGCACGGGGCTGTTCAGAGCCTTTTCTCAGCATGTGCTGCACAGATTAAATATCACCCAGGAAGGACCCAAG gatgGGAAAATTCGAGTCACCATCCTCGCCCGCAGCACAGATTACCGGAAAATATTAAACCAGAATGAG CTTGTGAATGCTTTGAAAACAGTGTCAACGCTGGAGGTCAAGGTGGTGGACTACAAGTACAA GGAGCTTGAATTTTCCGAGCAATTGAGAATTACCCACAACTCTGATATTTTCATTGGGATACATGGAGCTGGCCTGACCCACCTGCTCTTTCTGCCAGACTGGGCTGTTGTCTTTGAGCT ATACAATTGTGAGGATGAACGTTGTTACCTGGATTTGGCAAGGCTGAGGGGCATCCATTACATCACCTGGAGGAAAAGGAACAAAGTATTCCCTCAGGATCAG GGACACCACCCAACACTGGGAGAACATCCAAAATTTACAAACTACTCCTTTGATGTGGAAGAATTTATGTACTTGGTGCTTCTGGCTGCAAATCATGTTTCACAGCATTCAAAGTGGCCATTTAGGGTAAAACACGATGAATTCTAA